Proteins from a genomic interval of Candidatus Cloacimonadota bacterium:
- a CDS encoding tyrosine recombinase XerC → MEYVIAQYKKYLISQNYSKHTLRAYLGDVEQFNEFIKKFFPSENISIDNITKSMFRDFLQHLSEQKDGNRTLARKVISIKAFFSYLVRNGFTNHNPLIEVKIPKFEKHAATFLTENDMRFVLKIPDQEDLLGIRNSAILELLYSTGIRIGELAGLTLKDVSFKQKQIKVLGKRAKTRIIPMGSYAIDALETYLKVRSSFLKNGDVPEVFVSKNGNPLSSDELRYIVNKYLKVIEKSKNYSPHTLRHTFATHLLNHGADLRSVQELLGHSNLTSTEVYTHTSMQKLKEVYIKAHPHGDGK, encoded by the coding sequence ATGGAATACGTAATAGCACAATATAAGAAATATCTTATTTCCCAGAATTATTCTAAACATACTCTTCGTGCCTATCTTGGAGATGTTGAACAGTTCAACGAGTTCATTAAAAAATTCTTTCCTAGTGAAAATATAAGCATAGACAACATAACAAAATCTATGTTCAGGGATTTTCTCCAACATCTTTCCGAGCAAAAAGACGGTAATCGAACTCTCGCCAGAAAAGTCATTTCTATAAAGGCATTCTTCTCTTATCTCGTCCGAAATGGTTTTACAAATCATAATCCTCTTATTGAAGTTAAGATCCCGAAATTTGAGAAACATGCAGCAACCTTCCTTACAGAAAATGACATGCGCTTTGTGCTGAAGATTCCGGATCAAGAAGATCTTCTTGGCATTCGCAATAGCGCTATCCTCGAACTTTTGTACAGCACAGGTATCCGCATCGGAGAACTTGCAGGCTTGACACTCAAAGATGTCAGCTTCAAACAGAAGCAGATAAAAGTCCTTGGTAAGAGAGCAAAAACAAGGATCATACCAATGGGGAGCTATGCCATCGATGCGTTGGAAACATATCTTAAAGTTCGCAGCTCGTTTCTTAAAAATGGTGACGTACCGGAAGTATTCGTCTCCAAAAATGGTAATCCCCTGTCTTCGGATGAACTCAGATACATCGTTAATAAATACCTGAAAGTCATAGAAAAATCAAAAAATTACAGTCCTCATACACTTCGTCACACCTTTGCAACACATCTTCTCAATCATGGCGCAGACCTTCGCTCTGTTCAAGAACTTCTCGGTCATAGTAATCTGACATCTACAGAAGTATACACCCACACCTCAATGCAAAAGTTGAAAGAAGTATATATAAAAGCCCACCCTCACGGTGATGGGAAATAA
- the udk gene encoding uridine kinase — protein MSKNIIIGIAGGTGSGKTTLAERIIEELNEPNVIIIKQDAYYKSHDELSFEQRKNINFDHPDAFDTNLLMKHLENLKNDVPVNMPQYDFANHLRKKQTIPISPHKVIMLEGILVFENKKLRNLLDIKIFVDTDADVRILRRVKRDIKDRGRTFESVYGQYMNTVRPMHLEFVEPSKKYADIIVPEGGMNRIAIDMIVSKIKHILQESEEK, from the coding sequence ATGAGCAAAAATATAATTATTGGAATCGCGGGCGGTACAGGATCGGGAAAAACGACCCTCGCTGAGAGGATCATCGAAGAGCTTAATGAGCCGAATGTCATCATCATCAAGCAGGATGCGTATTACAAATCGCATGATGAACTCAGTTTTGAACAGCGGAAAAATATCAATTTCGACCATCCCGATGCGTTTGACACCAATCTTTTAATGAAGCATCTAGAAAATCTCAAGAACGATGTGCCCGTTAATATGCCGCAATATGATTTTGCAAACCACTTAAGAAAAAAGCAGACAATTCCCATCTCTCCGCACAAAGTGATCATGCTGGAGGGTATTCTTGTTTTTGAGAATAAGAAATTAAGGAATCTTTTGGATATTAAGATCTTTGTGGATACCGATGCTGACGTGCGAATTCTACGAAGGGTCAAGAGGGATATCAAAGACCGAGGTCGCACATTTGAGTCTGTGTACGGACAATATATGAACACAGTCCGTCCAATGCACCTTGAATTCGTGGAGCCCTCAAAAAAATACGCAGATATTATCGTGCCCGAAGGTGGCATGAACAGAATTGCGATCGATATGATCGTATCAAAAATAAAACACATTTTACAGGAAAGCGAGGAAAAATGA
- a CDS encoding DUF4139 domain-containing protein — MKKYIIPLVGFLLVGTFVLAATDMTVYNQNFATVRSELSIVLQKGLNLYDYDDIPSGIQPTSVHLEPVRSADKVVITMQNFEYDLANTSKILNKYLDKSISVVVISGDFYSGILKSFDYDTVVIENSMSGIHMINRDEIQTVDLAEMPQNFYTRPTLNWELLSNKSGDTPCKLSYITNGISWDAQYVGILDNDDKMLNLSSWISLSNNSGKAFTDVTLKLMAGDVNLAPQYPAMPRDNLMKAEGYGGFEEPQITEKEFFEYHLYTLENKAVDINNNQQKQLSLFDPTDVKVEKVYRFNANYGNDISVLIIFKNDDKSGLGIPLPMGKIRMFKTQDSDAAEFVGEDYIEHTPRNEEVELTIGTAFDIKGECVLLESTRPSQKSREEIYECEIRNQKDDPVTVEITKNLGTNWSITSSDISYTKKDAYTIEFDVKVPAEDKVNFRFTVLYKY; from the coding sequence ATGAAAAAATATATCATACCCTTGGTTGGTTTTCTTTTGGTCGGCACATTTGTTCTTGCTGCCACAGACATGACAGTGTATAATCAGAACTTTGCAACCGTTCGAAGCGAACTTTCAATCGTGTTACAAAAAGGTTTGAATCTATATGATTATGATGACATCCCATCTGGCATTCAACCAACGTCAGTACATCTCGAACCGGTTCGCTCAGCAGATAAAGTTGTGATCACCATGCAAAATTTCGAGTATGATCTGGCGAATACAAGTAAGATTTTAAACAAATATCTGGATAAGAGCATCTCTGTTGTCGTCATCAGTGGTGATTTCTATAGCGGTATTCTGAAATCCTTTGATTATGATACGGTCGTGATCGAGAATTCGATGAGCGGTATTCATATGATAAACCGGGATGAGATACAGACAGTCGATCTCGCAGAAATGCCGCAGAATTTTTATACACGGCCAACGCTGAATTGGGAATTACTCTCAAACAAATCCGGTGACACTCCATGCAAACTTAGTTACATCACGAACGGTATTTCCTGGGATGCTCAGTATGTCGGCATTCTTGATAATGATGATAAAATGCTGAATCTGTCTTCATGGATCTCACTGAGCAATAACTCAGGAAAAGCATTTACCGATGTAACCCTTAAACTTATGGCTGGTGATGTGAACCTTGCTCCCCAATATCCAGCCATGCCTCGTGATAATCTTATGAAGGCAGAAGGATATGGTGGATTTGAAGAACCGCAAATTACAGAAAAAGAATTTTTTGAGTATCACCTTTATACGCTGGAAAACAAAGCTGTCGACATCAATAACAACCAGCAGAAGCAGCTTTCTCTGTTTGACCCGACCGATGTAAAGGTTGAGAAAGTATATCGTTTCAATGCAAATTATGGCAATGATATTTCCGTGCTCATTATATTCAAGAATGATGATAAATCGGGTTTGGGCATTCCTCTTCCCATGGGTAAGATACGCATGTTCAAGACACAGGATAGTGATGCGGCTGAATTTGTAGGTGAGGATTACATTGAACATACACCCCGCAATGAGGAAGTAGAACTGACAATTGGCACTGCTTTTGATATTAAGGGTGAATGTGTACTTTTAGAAAGCACCAGACCAAGTCAGAAATCCCGTGAAGAAATATACGAGTGCGAGATCCGGAACCAGAAAGATGATCCTGTTACGGTAGAGATCACTAAAAATCTCGGCACGAACTGGTCGATCACCTCATCGGATATTTCTTACACAAAGAAGGATGCATATACAATTGAATTCGACGTTAAGGTTCCTGCAGAAGATAAGGTAAATTTTAGATTTACGGTGTTGTATAAGTATTAA
- a CDS encoding BamA/TamA family outer membrane protein — protein sequence MNSSIIIVENCGRIVLQKSSWSKKYLFGIVFLIYTILLSVSPLYSQELIIHSIEITGNSHFTDTQIIQALNLYPEDEFSYETLNRNIENILQLYFAQGLYLTNIAPPEVIPSNNGDGVDITIHIEEGKRLLVGGITFEGNRYFSDDKLKTYLSQRKNSPFFIQKANNDIKTISTVYSEKGYPFCKVSIDSLTIKEDLLYVTYRIRENKLVRISDIIFEGNKVSKHKTLKLILNFQENEIYDSRKIEQARRNLLQKEYIESVEIVPVNDWQIMVTIKEKSMSHFQGVLGFASSKDDEPFSERLTGFIDFSFLNILGTDREVQLKWNKLTAKSSEFFIAYHEPFILSQQISAEAALRRKTFDTTYVNTDVQFASFFTMKNYNTFGLQYTYSSSIEDTASMERNGIGVMFQTNKLDYVINPRKGYKNTTSYSIRWRTKKSYEQLVSEEAEVVIPINYYNVIYLKGLTKLIFTKNYILSSYDKFTFGGYESLRGFVDNQFVSAKFGIISFEYRYLLSRDSRAFAFVDYGYCKEYKSLIGVGLGVRLKSKIGIIKIDYGIGYQDGKWTNPLQGTVHFGLETGF from the coding sequence ATGAATAGTTCCATAATCATAGTTGAAAATTGCGGAAGAATTGTACTTCAGAAGAGCTCATGGTCTAAGAAATATCTATTTGGAATTGTATTTCTCATTTATACAATCCTTTTATCAGTTTCACCCCTCTATTCTCAGGAACTGATTATCCATTCAATTGAAATCACAGGAAATTCACATTTCACTGATACTCAGATAATTCAAGCGCTCAACCTCTATCCTGAAGATGAATTCTCATATGAAACACTGAATCGAAATATTGAGAACATACTGCAACTCTATTTTGCACAGGGATTGTACCTCACAAATATAGCCCCGCCAGAAGTTATCCCTTCAAATAATGGAGATGGCGTTGACATAACAATACATATCGAGGAAGGAAAACGTCTTTTAGTTGGTGGTATAACATTTGAAGGTAATAGGTACTTTTCTGATGATAAACTCAAGACCTATCTCTCACAGCGTAAGAACTCTCCCTTTTTCATCCAGAAGGCAAATAATGACATAAAAACCATCTCAACAGTCTATTCTGAAAAAGGATACCCTTTCTGTAAAGTCTCGATAGACAGCTTAACCATAAAAGAAGACTTGCTATATGTTACATACCGCATTCGTGAAAATAAGCTTGTCAGGATATCTGATATCATATTTGAGGGGAATAAGGTATCAAAGCATAAAACGCTCAAGCTCATCCTCAATTTCCAGGAAAATGAGATCTATGATTCCAGAAAAATCGAGCAGGCAAGACGAAATCTACTTCAAAAAGAGTATATAGAATCGGTAGAAATAGTGCCCGTGAATGACTGGCAGATAATGGTTACCATCAAAGAGAAAAGTATGAGTCATTTCCAGGGCGTGCTTGGGTTTGCTTCATCAAAAGATGATGAACCTTTCTCGGAACGATTGACCGGATTCATCGATTTTTCATTCCTCAATATCCTTGGAACAGACCGGGAAGTCCAACTCAAATGGAACAAACTCACAGCAAAATCTTCTGAGTTTTTTATAGCATACCATGAACCATTCATTCTTTCGCAACAGATCTCTGCTGAAGCTGCTTTACGACGTAAAACTTTTGATACAACTTACGTTAATACAGACGTGCAATTCGCGTCTTTCTTTACCATGAAAAATTATAATACATTCGGGCTTCAGTACACGTACAGCAGCTCTATCGAGGATACAGCAAGCATGGAGCGTAATGGAATTGGAGTAATGTTCCAGACAAATAAGCTGGACTATGTTATTAATCCAAGAAAGGGTTATAAAAACACAACAAGCTACTCGATCCGCTGGAGAACGAAAAAGTCTTATGAGCAACTCGTTTCAGAGGAAGCAGAAGTAGTAATTCCTATAAATTATTATAACGTTATTTATTTGAAAGGTCTTACAAAGCTCATTTTCACGAAGAATTATATACTTTCATCCTATGATAAATTCACGTTTGGGGGGTATGAAAGCTTGCGAGGATTTGTTGACAATCAATTTGTATCAGCAAAATTCGGCATCATCAGTTTTGAGTACAGATACCTGCTATCACGTGATTCACGTGCTTTTGCATTCGTCGATTATGGTTATTGCAAAGAGTATAAAAGTTTGATCGGTGTTGGTTTGGGAGTTCGTCTCAAAAGCAAAATCGGTATTATCAAAATAGATTACGGGATCGGTTATCAGGATGGCAAATGGACCAATCCGCTGCAGGGTACAGTGCATTTTGGACTGGAAACAGGTTTCTAA
- the smc gene encoding chromosome segregation protein SMC — MKLSQLEIVGFKSFGEPIKFSFSKGLTGIVGPNGCGKSNISDAIHWVLGEQNARRLRGGTMRDVIFKGTRKRTAHSFTEVSIIIENDKKILPIEYEEVKITRKLYSDGESEYRINDQNCRLKDILNLFYDTGMGRRAYSFIDQSMIEDLLNSSDEDKRYLFEEAAGIMKYNQSQRTCENKLNLVENDLIRLDDIISEVKYQVGSLRHQVGKAKRYQNLNNSINTIKIQLAGINFFKLHKQLVPMNEKFLALEKKITENNKELAKYEADFTQKEREHLAIEEKIKNEQAKQRSIEYVINSYEKQTLLNKQQIENNKNKLEDTHERIKAIKLQKESRSDVLEKEHQKLEETKEALVEQKKQAETIEKKLSEIKDQVNILYKENDEIYHKINELQSRRQRILNQKNELDTRQHLIAEQVGRISEKITDYSNKYNKFCELVADHEKKQKDNALVVNKLSEKKDLLEKDIEKIKSDEQTLIDESHDITMQIKALENEKQQLVEWERNFAGYSDGTKAILEKFKHKDITTLAETISVKDEYIGLVEQALRNMLLSAVCEENDIQEILTYLKDQKLTSQIILKHHSEKIPKITQIEKTIPLTDVLTLKKGFVHPEIFNNYYIVQDLQTALSLVSQYRDTENLLYFITRDGALFSNHGVVTTHWIDSSSKGLLSRKNELSELDKKISNLNKKHTQAHKSIEDIQNQKEDKLNKLKNLSQEIAQTSDQIEKERKQLVNISVQRDNFKDLVAENHEELSKLEKQKSEIAQGLKDIQEKLAEIPEQEEEELQKKLESVQATLKTTRREQYRHDEMLNDQKIEVTKLEKDIGYITQNIVRIKETALSNEQEMARLQNSIEPLKQDIENLQNETDKLEISFKEKLDELNKFKESNVSIENDFHAIRKVLEEIKITLHELEFKKDVFSSEKSDVELKIQETKIKIDHLKDDVIQHYHHDLSHDKPEEYENLNTSELIADREKQEKRLEGLGPINLAAINDYETQKKRLEFLNEQRQDLVDSKTNLQEAISQLNETAEKMFMNTFTIIQKNFDMIYKEIFDGGKGILKLENPGDPLNSKIEIYSNPKGKKITNITLLSSGEKALTAIALLFSIYLVKPSPFCILDEIDAPLDDSNVGRFLKLVNKFSENTQFLIITHNKRTIEAVDYLYGITMEEEGVSKIVSVKLD, encoded by the coding sequence TTGAAATTATCTCAACTTGAAATTGTCGGATTCAAATCCTTTGGTGAACCAATAAAATTCAGTTTTTCAAAAGGACTGACAGGAATTGTCGGTCCCAACGGATGTGGAAAATCGAACATCTCAGATGCTATACACTGGGTGCTGGGCGAACAAAATGCCAGAAGATTGCGTGGCGGCACAATGCGTGATGTGATCTTTAAAGGAACACGCAAACGAACGGCACATAGTTTTACAGAAGTATCTATAATTATTGAAAACGATAAGAAGATCCTTCCTATCGAATATGAAGAAGTGAAGATCACCCGAAAACTTTATAGTGATGGAGAAAGTGAATATCGCATCAACGATCAGAACTGCCGCCTAAAAGACATCCTTAATCTGTTTTATGATACAGGTATGGGACGTCGAGCTTACTCTTTTATCGACCAATCAATGATCGAAGACCTTTTAAACAGCTCTGATGAGGATAAGCGATACCTATTTGAAGAAGCTGCCGGGATCATGAAATATAATCAAAGTCAGCGCACCTGCGAGAACAAGCTAAATCTAGTAGAAAATGACCTTATTCGGTTGGATGATATCATCTCAGAAGTCAAATATCAAGTTGGTTCGCTTCGCCATCAAGTGGGAAAAGCAAAGCGCTATCAGAATCTGAACAACTCGATCAATACAATCAAGATACAACTCGCAGGCATCAATTTTTTCAAGCTGCACAAACAACTCGTGCCAATGAATGAAAAATTCCTTGCATTGGAGAAGAAAATTACTGAAAATAATAAGGAACTTGCTAAGTATGAAGCTGACTTCACACAAAAAGAACGCGAACATCTCGCAATAGAAGAAAAGATAAAAAACGAGCAGGCGAAGCAACGATCAATCGAATATGTTATTAATTCATACGAAAAGCAAACCTTATTGAATAAACAACAGATAGAAAATAATAAAAATAAACTCGAAGATACTCATGAGCGTATAAAAGCAATAAAGCTGCAAAAAGAATCCCGTTCTGATGTGCTTGAAAAAGAACACCAAAAGCTTGAAGAAACGAAAGAAGCACTTGTTGAACAGAAGAAACAAGCTGAAACAATCGAGAAAAAATTATCAGAGATTAAAGATCAGGTAAACATACTTTATAAAGAAAATGATGAGATCTATCATAAAATCAATGAGCTTCAATCACGAAGACAGAGAATCCTGAATCAAAAGAATGAACTCGATACCAGACAGCATCTTATTGCAGAACAAGTTGGAAGAATTTCTGAAAAAATTACCGATTATTCAAATAAATATAATAAATTCTGCGAATTGGTTGCCGATCATGAGAAAAAACAAAAAGATAATGCACTTGTTGTTAACAAACTGAGTGAAAAGAAAGATTTATTAGAGAAAGACATCGAGAAAATAAAATCCGACGAACAGACACTTATAGACGAGTCCCATGACATTACAATGCAAATAAAAGCTCTGGAAAATGAGAAACAACAGCTTGTTGAATGGGAACGTAATTTTGCCGGATATTCTGATGGCACCAAAGCAATTCTGGAAAAATTCAAACATAAAGACATCACAACGCTTGCCGAGACCATTTCTGTGAAAGATGAGTATATTGGGCTTGTGGAACAAGCATTACGGAATATGCTTCTCTCAGCTGTGTGTGAAGAAAACGACATTCAGGAAATACTCACCTATCTGAAGGACCAGAAACTAACTTCACAGATCATTCTAAAACATCATTCTGAAAAAATACCAAAAATCACACAAATCGAAAAAACAATTCCTCTTACTGACGTTCTTACCCTTAAAAAAGGTTTTGTACATCCCGAAATTTTCAACAATTACTATATTGTTCAGGACCTGCAAACAGCACTTTCACTTGTATCACAATATCGGGATACTGAAAATCTGCTCTATTTTATTACAAGGGATGGTGCTTTATTCTCTAATCATGGTGTTGTAACTACTCATTGGATTGACTCTTCATCAAAAGGTCTTTTAAGTCGAAAAAATGAACTCAGTGAACTTGATAAAAAAATATCCAATCTAAATAAAAAACATACTCAAGCGCATAAATCAATTGAAGATATTCAAAATCAAAAAGAAGATAAACTAAACAAACTAAAAAACCTCTCACAAGAGATTGCTCAAACATCCGATCAAATAGAAAAAGAGCGGAAACAACTTGTTAATATCTCAGTTCAACGGGATAATTTTAAAGATCTGGTCGCTGAAAATCATGAGGAATTATCAAAACTTGAAAAACAAAAATCAGAAATTGCACAAGGATTGAAGGATATTCAAGAGAAACTTGCAGAGATTCCGGAGCAGGAAGAAGAAGAACTCCAGAAAAAACTCGAATCAGTTCAGGCAACATTGAAGACAACTCGTCGAGAGCAATACCGCCACGATGAGATGTTGAACGACCAGAAAATTGAAGTAACAAAGCTTGAAAAAGATATTGGATATATTACACAAAATATTGTTCGAATTAAAGAAACAGCACTCTCAAACGAACAGGAGATGGCGAGACTTCAAAATTCAATTGAACCGCTTAAGCAGGATATCGAAAATCTCCAAAATGAGACTGATAAACTGGAGATTTCCTTTAAAGAGAAGTTGGACGAACTGAATAAGTTCAAAGAGAGCAATGTTTCGATCGAAAACGATTTTCATGCAATCAGGAAAGTCCTGGAAGAGATAAAAATTACGCTTCATGAACTGGAGTTTAAAAAGGATGTTTTCTCCAGTGAAAAGAGTGACGTTGAACTAAAAATCCAGGAAACAAAAATCAAGATCGATCACCTAAAAGATGATGTCATACAGCACTATCATCATGATCTTTCCCATGACAAACCTGAGGAATATGAAAACCTTAATACGTCTGAATTGATAGCAGATCGTGAAAAACAGGAAAAACGGCTTGAAGGTCTTGGACCAATTAACCTTGCAGCGATAAATGATTATGAAACACAGAAGAAGCGATTAGAATTCCTTAACGAACAGAGACAAGACCTTGTTGATTCGAAAACCAATCTCCAGGAAGCTATTTCACAACTTAATGAAACTGCTGAGAAAATGTTCATGAATACCTTCACGATCATCCAGAAGAATTTTGATATGATCTACAAAGAGATTTTTGACGGCGGTAAAGGTATTCTTAAACTTGAAAATCCGGGTGATCCTCTTAATTCAAAGATAGAAATTTATTCAAATCCAAAAGGAAAAAAGATCACAAATATTACTCTGCTTTCCAGTGGTGAAAAGGCATTAACCGCCATTGCACTTCTCTTCTCGATCTATCTGGTAAAACCAAGCCCCTTCTGCATTCTTGATGAGATCGATGCCCCGCTTGACGACTCAAATGTTGGAAGGTTCCTAAAACTTGTGAATAAGTTTTCTGAAAATACCCAATTTCTTATCATAACCCATAATAAACGAACGATCGAAGCTGTGGACTATCTGTACGGTATTACCATGGAAGAAGAAGGTGTCTCGAAGATCGTGTCTGTCAAACTCGACTAA